In Drosophila yakuba strain Tai18E2 chromosome X, Prin_Dyak_Tai18E2_2.1, whole genome shotgun sequence, a single genomic region encodes these proteins:
- the LOC6526165 gene encoding phospholipid-transporting ATPase ABCA3: protein MPATKGLLFKRYIRIELNLWRRTLFEIVALVIMVLVIFLNPIAHSKRLLYRTTDNENEQSIVSHKLQDINILTRMVDSKREKTKYILAFTPKTDFTSDVTKNVAKTLELSSTVGYESESEMQNQFDERTTLAGIVFNELRDGGIPLTLSVSIRFPSEFRTIAPFLTEDRLWITRCSGRINHARDRAKHDKKQDIYIREGFLQLQHQIFVEWYHLLTKDSVTPYKEPNVEVYNILLKAADEPCSVMSVARLPTFLYNFIYLLPFLNIIRNVAAQVEDGVMVHQWHYGYSFGMQWGIKFLVLFLRMCILGTIYTVMVLTFWAFGMREGEFSGTGTIAFVCFIIVYTVEIIITGMVVAKLFANPTNAVLFALLLWLFMYAAFCIILERYWDIHKYYVFFILVAFCNCQMHFSMSLFRSCIEEPEMVNTIDFVVIFTSAISSALIYFLILLAIQWRMPGTFLSRRVVNNRPRKIQDSDNTIMYLGRAPSFQNFEYGDVGSVELLRLRHVSTSHRDSERKILKNISMRIYRGEVFVILGHIGSGKLTLLRILAGLKFPLRGSVLIKGNSYQPNGEARRMVDFRFDEHGLNKHLTVEQTIDYHVRLKLSPSESDRYEIERRKWLAILDQHVESRRVRIGKLSSGSMKLVALCCCLAGDTPIIIMEEPTTQLTGREAQLFWSIVHAEKENRAFIIATYSVGEAEHVADRIGILSLGVLEASGTPFFLRAKFSSYVDLVIIKKPHVPDQPITDYINQIMYNIEPENEIGDTLTYRLPVIYRPRLQKLLIHLEIDRKMLGIENVRVVGAELSDIYMTLVTSFRLQQQMIPDVTQTFKYQVVSKSQLTKQRMRAMFYKKMIHTAPNVWPVIMIFTSFVLIAIIARLSVALDVPKVRQNSIHIGFNDPEDVLKYMPNLKGCGYIDIQSAVKVNEKKSVDVSRTFDDESFVCKKGSYRNDLKKKNELSSFGAVEADGNEYLNGYITQDIFHSAPMMLNLLHNVILRLAYPEQKDVVALVENHPLPTRLSRKINVLDNKIAHIHVPLVVGCIIPLTVSVFVIPLVEEEMYGLRFLQHMAGLGLRVFWGINLFWDWFTFFVYSIIIVVIMSLMGIGGFGFAENAILVLLLTIFGLAALPLTYLVSMFVNKSMVRAFLVSVLLQGTSGLVLYIIYWDVANSNKIFFYAACMSPGFSLLDGVSNVYARYLEQEICVDKCEAHDSCTKENMKEVVPNCKFDTLFKWAAPGILPPIVYMLLSALFILMLIFWIELHRREKKFHTSRDLRNMRTATYPFDDGDVADVKLKIAEADNTKAKQSVFLVDQVEARIPAAGKRIHTVSFALNKYMCMGIFGPRNSGKSHLIRQLVGQKGFAFGEIYMRGLDFKYDLESIHTYMGYCPQHKGLLNELTPREHIRLLCMIRGVPEAKIGEKMHDLCLMLNMTGWMHRKCSLLTAEKRQKLKIALALVAYNKVLILDEPTCGMPATTRREIWNILRYIRYCGKTIIFATNDELECKILADFIILFQDSEMLAIGSLQYLRYKYSHGFYLEVRLIRDGATLAESEENLRKDVENLAKFVNFLHNRSELVGRLNNWFKFYVPVGHIVYSFLYGAMEKNKLRLNVSDYCIYQADMISVVAQVQETRAQLKHHLVQTEGPLPLDTTTTKKGRGKK, encoded by the exons ATGCCGGCCACCAAGGGTCTTCTGTTCAAGCGCTACATCCGGATCGAGTTGAACTTGTGGCGACGGACACTCTTCGAGATCGTCGCCCTGGTGATTATGGTCCTTGTGATCTTCCTAAATCCCATTGCCCACTCCAAGCGGCTTCTCTACAGGACCACCGATAACGAAAACGAACAGAGCATCGTATCCCACAAGCTGCAGGACATAAATATATTGAC ACGCATGGTGGACTCGAAGCGGGAGAAAACCAAGTACATCCTAGCCTTCACGCCCAAAACCGATTTCACGTCGGACGTGACCAAGAATGTGGCCAAAACGCTGGAACTGAGCTCAACGGTGGGCTACGAAAGCGAGTCCGAAATGCAAAATCAGTTCGACGAGCGGACTACCCTGGCGGGCATTGTTTTCAATGAGCTCCGTGATGGGGGCATTCCTCTGACGCTATCCGTCTCGATACGATTCCCCAGCGAGTTCCGCACAATCGCTCCGTTCCTCACCGAAGATCGCCTGTGGATAACCCGCTGCTCGGGTCGCATCAATCACGCACGGGATCGGGCCAAGCACGATAAAAAGCaggatatatatattcgcGAAGGtttcctgcagctgcagcatcaGATCTTTGTGGAATGGTACCACCTTTTGACCAAAGACTCGGTCACCCCCTATAAGGAACCCAATGTCGAGGTCTACAACATCCTACTGAAGGCCGCCGACGAGCCGTGCTCCGTGATGAGTGTCGCCCGGCTGCCCACATTCTTGTATAACTTTATATACCTTCTGCCCTTCCTGAATATCATCAGA AACGTGGCCGCCCAGGTGGAGGATGGTGTGATGGTGCACCAGTGGCACTACGGCTACTCCTTTGGCATGCAGTGGGGCATCAAGTTTTTGGTGCTTTTTCTCAGAATGTGCATTTTGGGTACCATATATACAGTAATGGTGTTG ACCTTTTGGGCATTTGGAATGCGAGAAGGCGAGTTTTCCGGCACTGGAACGATAGCCTTTGTCTGTTTCATCATAGTGTACACCGTGGAGATCATTATTACCGGAATGGTGGTGGCCAAACTGTTTGCCAATCCCACGAATGCGGTCCTTTTCGCCTTGCTGCTCTGGCTGTTCATGTACGCGGCATTCTGCATTATACTGGAACGCTACTGGGACATCCACAAGTACTATGTGTTCTTCATCCTGGTGGCTTTCTGCAACTGCCAGATGCACTTCAGCATGAGTTTGTTCAGGAGCTGCATCGAGGAACCAGAAATGGTGAACACCATCGATTTCGTTGTGATCTTCACATCGGCCATAAGCTCGGCCTTGATTTACTTCCTCATTCTACTGGCGATTCAGTGGCGAATGCCGGGCACCTTCCTCAGTCGGCGTGTAGTGAACAATAGGCCGCGGAAGATACAGGATTCGGATAACACCATTATGTATTTGGGCAGGGCTCCGAGCTTCCAGAACTTTGAGTACGGTGATGTGGGCAGTGTGGAGCTCTTGCGATTGCGCCATGTCAGCACATCACATCGCGACTCGGAGCGAAAGATCCTGAAGAACATATCCATGCGAATCTATCGTGGCGAGGTGTTTGTGATTCTCGGCCACATTGGCTCCGGTAAACTTACACTTCTGAGGATTCTGGCCGGCCTCAAGTTCCCACTTCGTGGCAGTGTATTAATTAAGGGCAATAGCTATCAGCCCAATG GCGAAGCCCGTCGCATGGTGGACTTCCGTTTCGATGAGCATGGGCTCAACAAGCACTTGACCGTGGAACAGACCATCGACTACCATGTGCGCCTGAAACTGTCGCCCAGCGAGTCCGACCGCTACGAAATCGAGAGGCGCAAGTGGTTGGCCATACTGGATCAGCACGTGGAGAGTCGGAGGGTCCGGATCGGAAAGCTGAGTTCGGGATCCATGAAACTGGTGGCGCTGTGCTGCTGCCTGGCCGGAGATACGCCCATCATTATAATGGAGGAGCCGACCACCCAGCTTACGGGGCGGGAGGCGCAGTTGTTTTGGTCTATTGTCCATGCGGAGAAGGAAAATCGTGCCTTTATCATAGCCACTTACAGTGTTGGCGAGGCGGAGCACGTCGCAGATCGCATCGGGATCCTCAGCCTGGGCGTCCTGGAAGCCAGTGGCACACCATTCTTTTTGCGAGCCAAGTTCAGCAGCTATGTGGATCTG GTCATCATCAAGAAGCCTCATGTGCCTGATCAGCCTATCACTGACTACATAAACCAGATTATGTACAACATCGAGCCGGAAAATGAGATCGGTGATACCCTGACTTACAGGCTGCCTGTGATATACCGACCCAGGCTGCAGAAGCTACTGATTCACCTGGAGATCGATCGCAAGATGCTCGGCATTGAGAATGTGAGAGTGGTGGGTGCGGAACTCTCCGACATCTACATGACACTGGTCACCTCGTTTCGACTGCAGCAACAGATGATTCCGGATGTCA cgcaaacatttaaataccAGGTGGTTTCCAAGAGTCAACTGACCAAACAACGCATGCGAGCCATGTTCTACAAGAAGATGATCCACACGGCGCCCAATGTTTGGCCCGTTATCATGATCTTCACCAGCTTCGTTTTGATTGCCATCATTGCACGTCTGTCCGTGGCGCTGGATGTGCCGAAAGTGCGTCAGAACTCGATTCATATTGGTTTCAACGATCCAGAGGACGTGCTCAAATACATGCCAAATCTAAAGGGATGCGGGTACATCGACATCCAGTCAGCGGTGAAAGTTAACGAGAAGAAAAGCGTCGATGTCTCCCGAACTTTTGATGACGAATCCTTCGTTTGTAAAAAAGGAAGCTACCGGAACGATCTTAAAAAGAAGAACGAGCTAAGCAGTTTTGGGGCAGTGGAGGCGGACGGGAACGAATACCTAAACGGCTATATAACTCAGGATATATTTCACTCGGCTCCCATGATGCTGAACTTACTGCATAATGTCATACTTAG ACTTGCATATCCCGAGCAAAAGGATGTAGTTGCCTTGGTGGAGAACCATCCGCTGCCCACACGGCTGTCCCGGAAGATCAATGTGCTGGACAACAAGATCGCGCACATCCATGTGCCATTGGTTGTCGGATGCATCATACCGCTGACCGTGTCCGTTTTCGTCATCCCCCtggtggaggaggagatgTATGGTCTTCGATTCCTGCAACATATGGCCGGACTTGGCTTGAGGGTCTTCTGGGGCATCAATCTGTTTTGGGACTGGTTCACCTTCTTCGTCTACTCGATCATCATTGTGGTTATCATGAGTCTGATGGGCATCGGTGGTTTTGGGTTTGCCGAGAACGCTATCCTGGTGCTACTGTTGACCATCTTCGGACTGGCGGCCCTGCCACTCACCTACCTGGTATCCATGTTCGTGAACAAGTCGATGGTCCGGGCATTTCTCGTTTCCGTACTCCTGCAGGGAACATCCGGCCTGGTACTCTATATCATCTACTGGGACGTCGCGAACAGCAATAAGATCTTCTTCTACGCCGCCTGCATGTCGCCCGGATTCTCGCTCCTGGACGGAGTTAGCAATGTGTACGCCCGGTATCTGGAGCAGGAAATCTGCGTCGACAAGTGCGAGGCGCACGACAGCTGCACGAAGGAGAACATGAAGGAGGTGGTGCCGAATTGCAAAT TTGACACTCTGTTCAAGTGGGCTGCTCCGGGGATTTTACCTCCCATTGTGTACATGTTATTGTCTGCTTTATTTATCTTAATGCTGATTTTCTGGATTGAGCTGCATCGCAGGGAAAAGAAGTTCCATACATCCAGAGA TCTTCGTAATATGAGAACCGCCACCTATCCCTTCGACGATGGTGATGTGGCAGACGTGAAGCTAAAGATCGCCGAAGCGGATAACACCAAGGCCAAGCAGTCCGTCTTCTTAGTGGATCAGGTGGAGGCCAGGATCCCAGCTGCAGGCAAAAGGATACACACTGTCTCCTTTGCCCTGAACAA ATACATGTGCATGGGCATCTTCGGGCCTCGCAACTCTGGCAAGAGTCACTTGATAAGGCAGCTGGTGGGCCAGAAGGGATTCGCATTTGGAGAGATCTACATGCGAGGCCTGGACTTCAAGTACGATCTGGAAAGCATCCACACATACATGGGCTACTGTCCTCAGCACAAAGGACTCCTGAATGAGCTGACACCGCGGGAGCACATTCGCCTGTTGTGCATGATCCGTGGTGTTCCCGAGGCTAAGATCGGCGAAAAGATGCATGATCTGTGTCTCATGCTTAACATGACCGGTTGGATGCACCGGAAGTGCAGTTTGCTGACGGCGGAGAAGCGGCAAAAGTTAAAAATCGCCCTGGCACTGGTGGCCTACAACAAGGTCCTCATTCTGGACGAGCCCACGTGCGGCATGCCGGCAACTACCAGGCGGGAAATCTGGAACATCCTTCGGTATATCCGATACTGCGGCAAGACGATCATTTTTGCCACCAACGATGAGCTGGAGTGCAAGATCCTTGCCGACTTCATTATCCTGTTTCAGGACAGCGAGATGCTGGCCATCGGCAGCCTGCAGTATCTGCGATACAAGTACAGCCATGGATTTTACCTGGAGGTCCGGCTCATCCGTGATGGAGCCACCCTCGCCGAATCGGAAGAGAA TTTGCGTAAGGATGTGgaaaatttggccaagttCGTCAACTTCCTGCACAACCGATCTGAGCTAGT AGGACGTCTAAACAATTGGTTCAAGTTCTACGTGCCCGTGGGCCACATCGTTTACTCATTTCTGTATGGCGCCATGGAGAAGAACAAGTTGCGTCTAAACGTGAGTGACTACTGCATCTACCAGGCGGACATGATCAGTGTGGTGGCCCAGGTGCAGGAGACACGGGCCCAGTTGAAGCATCATCTCGTCCAGACGGAGGGTCCGCTTCCCCTGGACACGACAACCACCAAAAAGGGCAGGGGAAAGAAGTAA